GATCGATACCTAATTCCAAGGGCATATTTAGCCTGAAAATCTCACCAACTTTTTTTGCCTTGCATCTGGATAAATCGTGAATGCCGAATTTGGAATCCTTGACCAAGTCGAAAATCTTATTGATTCGGGCCTCACCGCTGTCAGCGCGTTCAAGCGAAAACCTCGGATTAAATCTCAGTCTTATTACGGTGAAAACTATTGCTCTGAAAAGGTCCCAATAATCATCATCAAAAGGACAATTTATGAACACGTTTCGATTTTCTCGCACCGTCAGCCCTTTGGCGGGAATGGGTCCTTTCCATATGAATTTCGCTCCCTGATTCTCCCGTTACTTCCATGAATATACAATTCCCCAGACTCCTTTTTGGCTGTCTGCTTCGCATAATCGATTGCTTCGTTTTGAGTCCCGAAGTTTCGAATGGATCGAGAAGCCCCAGAACGCCTGACGCTCCACTTTCCACGAGGATTTTTGACGACATGGGTACCTGACTTTTTCATGCTTTCAGGATAGCTCGGAAAATTAGCAAATCAACCCCTTTTATATAGTTCTCAAGCTGGGTGCAAAAAGACAGTTACTCTCCATTGTAACCAAGGAAAAGGGGCGGGAGGGGGGCCGCTGCCGCGGTCGCCCCTCGCCGCCCCGATTTCGCTTGGTTAGGACCGGTTGAGGACTTCGCAGTTTCCTACGATGAGTTGATCCTTGAAGATCCGTTGGCGGCCCTCCTCGAGGGTGATCGGCTTGAAATCCGGTTCAGCCGGACTCTTGATGATCTCCTCTCCCTGAAAGGTGATGCGGGAATCCTCGACCGGATCGAGAATCTCTTCCCACCGAATAACTCCGGGTTGCGTAGCCAACTCGTGACTAACGAGGACCAGATTTCCCGATCCATCCTTTTTCTTAATGAGGCGCGCGCCACTGGATACCACGATCCCATGGACAAACAGACCCGTCTCTTCGATTTTGATTTTTTTC
Above is a genomic segment from Puniceicoccus vermicola containing:
- a CDS encoding DUF2188 domain-containing protein, with translation MKKSGTHVVKNPRGKWSVRRSGASRSIRNFGTQNEAIDYAKQTAKKESGELYIHGSNGRIRERNSYGKDPFPPKG